Below is a genomic region from bacterium.
TTTATGCCAAATAAACCGTGCAATGTTCTCCGAAGAGGGGCTTGAGCGGGAGAATTCAGGGTGCTCGTTAAGATCCGAGTGGTCCAGTTGAGCCAGAACCGTTTTTAGTATCTCCTTAAGATCGCCAAAGTCCATCAGCATCCCTGTTTCATCCAGGCGATCACCGGCCACCTCGAGGCTCACTCCAAAATTGTGCCCGTGGAGTGATTCGCACTTGCCTCCGCTTCCTGCCAGCCGGTGGGCGGCTGCAAACCCGTCCTTGATCGTTAGTCGGTAAATCATTTTCCCAGATCTCCATTCAGGCTGTAAACAATGAGATCGTAGCGAATCTTCAAAGTACTGAGCCAACGATCTCTTTCCTTACGGTAGGTGGATTGTAAAAGTTCGGACCTGACCGATTCCCAGACCTCGTATATCGTGGCATCCCCCCAGCGATCCTGATCCTCCTCATAAGCTTTTTCAATATCGGACGGGAGGATATTTACGAAGAACTGAATGCGGCTTTCCGTGTAAAGAGATACCAGAAGCGCACGGTTCAACATTTCCAGAACCTCTTCTTCATCGATACCCCACATTTGAAGTTTTTTCTCATAATCCTCTTTGCTTGCATACCTGAGGAGGTAGCCCTGGTAGGCTCCCTCGGACTGACCTGCAATTAAACGGAAACCACCTACCTCCTCCACCTCTTTGAGTATGAGCAGGCGGTTCAGGTAGGCTTCCAGCAACTGGCCAAAGTCAGCTCCCAGGTGAGATGATCCCAGAAGTCCAAGATCCATTTCCATGAGAACATCCGTCTCCAGAATGGGTGCGCCGTTTATGGTAGCAACGATGCTGTCGACGCGTGTCCACTCGCCGGGATCTGTACCCTGGGCCATAGCAATGACGGGGCTTAGCAGCAGAAAGGGCAGCAGGTAGATCATTCGCATTCCGATGGCCTTGAATATTCGCATCAATATTTCTCGCTTCCAGGTGACCAGTAATCTGTGATCGGTGATCAGTAAACATTACTTAGTATAGTACCGAATGGAGGAAGCCGAAACCCAAAACACTCGAAATCCGATTTGGATTTCGAGTCTCATCATTCGTTGACACATCGGTATGTGGTCGGTTATTTTAGAGCCCATGAAACTAGCCTGTGTCCTTTGTCAAAAAGAGTACGTGTTTGACCCTGATAAGATCCCTGATGGCGGTTTCCGCATCGGCTGCGGTGTTTGCGGTGCGAAATACACTGTTGTGCTGCCCGACGGCTGGAAAACCTTCGGGGCACAACCTGCCCCTGCCATTTCGGGGAGTTCAGAAGCGAGCCAGGAGGCAGGCCAGGACCTGAACCAGGTTGCAGTCCCGGACGAGAAGTATATCCTCATGGCCGACGATACCGCTTTCTTCAGGGCCCTGATGTCAGATCTCCTGACGAAACAGGGCTTCAAGGTCAAGACAGCTGGGGATGGAAGAGAAGCCCTGAACATCTTCCTGGCATCACCTAAATCATTCATGCTGCTGCTTTTAGACCTCCAGATGCCCAAGCTTTCCGGTTTCGGTGTCCTCGAGGAATTAAAGGGCCTTGAGGGCTATGTCCCCCCGATAATAGTCATGACGGGAGTCCACGACAGCCACGAGGACATCAAGATCGTCCGCGACATGGGGGCCTCGGGGTTCCTGGACAAGAGCCTGGACCCGTCGGTAGCCGTGGAGCGGATCAAAATGGTTATGGCGGAGCATGAGGGGAAGTAAGAACGGTACCCACTACCCGGTAAAAACAAATACTGGATTCCGGAAGACTTACGTGTCCAAGTATCTACGTGCCTAAGTATCTACGTGCCCAAGTATCTACGTGCCTGAACCGCTTCTTCCCCCCTGTTTCGCTTTTTCTCAGACTTTCTCCGTGTCCTCCGCCTGCCCTGAGCTTGTCGAAGGGTGACCTCCGTGGTGAAAACACCGCCTTCACAGGGACCGCGCCTTCCTGAGATTCCGGTTTTCTCTGCGGCTCCGCGTCTCCGCGAGAGGCAGCCTTTAGACGCTTTTACAGGAACCGCGCCTTCCCAGAATTCAGACTTTCTCTGTGTCCTCAATAACTCAGTGGTAAAAAAACATCGCTTTAATAGAAACCGGGATTGCTTCGGCCATGTCAATACTCGGGCCTCGCAATGACATGGTGCGACTGGATTCCGGACAACCCCGCCCCTTGCGTTGGCTTCCGGAATGACGGTGGGGATGGTTGTGGTTCGCCTTCCCCCGCGTCCCCGTGTCTCCGCGTCCCCGTGTCTGCTCCTCCGCGTGAGGCAGCCCTGACCGCCTTTACAGGAACCGCGCCTCTCCTTCCCCCGCGTCCCCGTGTCTCCGCGTCTCCCCGTCCGCTCTTCCCCCTGGATTCCGGGTCGTTGCCCGGAATGACCCGGGTACTCATTTCCCGGAAGAGCCTGAATTCGCGCTATTTGCAAACTATCTTGCGCACTTATTAGTAATAAGTCCCTTGACAGATAAAACCCCCAAAAGTACTATAGATGTACAATTGTACATCTCGCCGGGATCAAGGTATATGGAAATCGTAGTCGATACATCAGTAATTATAGCCGTCATCGTCAACGAAAGTCGGAAAGGACAGCTGGTAGAGATGACCAGAGGGGCATCCCTTCACGCACCCTCCTCTCTTCACTGGGAAATGGGCAACGCCTTTTCTGCCATGTTCAAACGAAACCGCATTGATCTGTCGCAGGCTCTCAAAGCACTTACTTCCTACAAAACAATTCCTGTTCGCTTTCACGATGTCGACCTTAAAAGTTCTCTGGAACTATCGGATACCCATGGGCTGTACGCCTACGATGCCTATTTTCTTACCTGTGCCATGAAAGTTAACAGCCCCCTTCTGACTTTGGACGCTTCACTGGCGGATGCTGCCGATAGGGCGGGGATAGCTGTCCTGGAGGTGTGAGATGAAAGTTTATACGTTTTCGGAAGCAAGACAAAAACTCGCCTCGGTTCTAAACCAGGCAAAGGAAGAGGGAGAAGTGAGAATCTGCCGGAAAGATGGCAGCTCATTTATTGTCAAACCGGCTATCTACGAGGAATCACCTCTTCAGACAGATGGAGTCCATTCATCCCTTTCGGCAGAAGAGATAGTTGAATATGTCAGGGAAGGAAGGGAGAGAGGCCCGAAGGGCAAGATCTAGTTCTGGTTTCTGGTTCTGGTCCTAGTCCAAATAGCGGAATTCAAAATTCAGGAAACCAGGGGAAACAACGGTTGCTATGAAAGCGATCAAAGCTTTAACGCAGGGTGGCGCAGAGCGGCCAATTATGGCCGCACCGCCAGCCTTCGCTGAAGCTACGCCCCGGCAAGCAGAGTTTCGCAGAGTAAACCTTTAACCTGGGTTTGGACCGGTTGCTATTAAGGCGATGTTTTTTACCACAGGGTACACCCGTCTACGCTTAGGGGCGTCGCTGGTAGCTATGCCCTCACAAGTCAGCTTCGCCGTAGCGGGCAGGGTTTCACAGGGTAAACCTTAATTCTGGTTAAGGCACGGTTGCTATAAAGGCGACTTTTTTCACCACTGAGTTATTGAGGACACTGAGAAGGGCTTAAATCTCAGGATCATCTTCGAG
It encodes:
- a CDS encoding type II toxin-antitoxin system Phd/YefM family antitoxin, which produces MKVYTFSEARQKLASVLNQAKEEGEVRICRKDGSSFIVKPAIYEESPLQTDGVHSSLSAEEIVEYVREGRERGPKGKI
- a CDS encoding type II toxin-antitoxin system VapC family toxin, whose translation is MEIVVDTSVIIAVIVNESRKGQLVEMTRGASLHAPSSLHWEMGNAFSAMFKRNRIDLSQALKALTSYKTIPVRFHDVDLKSSLELSDTHGLYAYDAYFLTCAMKVNSPLLTLDASLADAADRAGIAVLEV
- a CDS encoding response regulator; its protein translation is MKLACVLCQKEYVFDPDKIPDGGFRIGCGVCGAKYTVVLPDGWKTFGAQPAPAISGSSEASQEAGQDLNQVAVPDEKYILMADDTAFFRALMSDLLTKQGFKVKTAGDGREALNIFLASPKSFMLLLLDLQMPKLSGFGVLEELKGLEGYVPPIIVMTGVHDSHEDIKIVRDMGASGFLDKSLDPSVAVERIKMVMAEHEGK
- the queD gene encoding 6-carboxytetrahydropterin synthase QueD, whose amino-acid sequence is MIYRLTIKDGFAAAHRLAGSGGKCESLHGHNFGVSLEVAGDRLDETGMLMDFGDLKEILKTVLAQLDHSDLNEHPEFSRSSPSSENIARFIWHKVSEAIDPQSVTVVSVTVNESETASAKYVPV